A window of Acinetobacter sp. TR3 contains these coding sequences:
- a CDS encoding proton-translocating transhydrogenase family protein, producing the protein MVETITIFVLAIFVGYYVVWGVTPALHTPLMAVTNALSSIIVVGAMIQTVGMPAIGVDANVAFQSVNVVSILGAVAVFLASINIFGGFAVTARMLEMFKPKQKKKEG; encoded by the coding sequence ATGGTTGAAACGATTACAATTTTCGTCCTTGCCATCTTTGTAGGTTATTATGTGGTGTGGGGTGTAACGCCAGCGTTACATACACCATTAATGGCAGTAACGAATGCGTTGTCTTCAATTATTGTGGTTGGAGCGATGATCCAGACTGTAGGTATGCCTGCAATTGGTGTTGATGCCAATGTAGCATTCCAAAGTGTAAATGTTGTAAGCATCTTAGGTGCTGTTGCTGTGTTCTTGGCAAGTATCAACATTTTTGGTGGCTTTGCTGTAACTGCTCGTATGCTTGAAATGTTCAAGCCGAAGCAAAAGAAAAAAGAGGGCTAA
- a CDS encoding Re/Si-specific NAD(P)(+) transhydrogenase subunit alpha produces MQIGIPTETVAGESRVAATPETVKKLINAGHSIVIQRGAGVKAAYIDSAYEQVGATITDDAYTGSQIILKVRAPSGDEIQKLAANTTVIAMFDPYRNPELDQFATQQVSAFALELLPRTLSRAQNMDVLSSQANLAGYKSVLLAAAEYQRMFPMLMTAAGTVKPARVVIMGVGVAGLQAIATAKRLGAVVEATDLRPTAKEQVESLGGKWLDVPMSDEEKQRAAEAAKSGYGWQPGEQYIKDQAAIVDKAVSNADIVITTALIPGRNAPRLIKAETVAKMKPGSVILDMAVETGGNVEGSKEGETVVTENGVKILGIPNIPGTVATEASALYARNVFNFLETLFDKDKNFAINPEEEIQKALLVTHGGQVLLKRG; encoded by the coding sequence ATGCAGATCGGAATCCCAACCGAAACTGTTGCAGGTGAAAGTCGTGTAGCGGCAACACCAGAAACAGTTAAGAAGTTGATTAACGCAGGTCATAGCATTGTCATTCAACGTGGCGCTGGTGTTAAAGCAGCCTATATTGACAGTGCTTATGAACAAGTTGGCGCAACTATTACGGACGATGCTTATACAGGCAGCCAAATTATTTTGAAGGTACGTGCTCCTAGCGGTGACGAAATTCAAAAACTTGCGGCGAATACAACTGTAATAGCTATGTTTGACCCTTACCGCAATCCAGAATTAGACCAGTTTGCTACTCAGCAAGTGTCTGCTTTTGCTTTAGAGTTACTTCCTCGTACGCTTTCACGCGCACAAAACATGGACGTACTTTCTTCTCAAGCAAACTTAGCGGGTTATAAATCTGTATTGTTAGCTGCGGCTGAATATCAACGTATGTTCCCAATGTTAATGACTGCTGCGGGTACCGTAAAACCTGCGCGTGTCGTGATCATGGGTGTTGGTGTTGCTGGTCTTCAAGCGATTGCGACTGCAAAACGTTTAGGTGCAGTTGTAGAAGCAACTGACTTACGTCCAACTGCTAAAGAACAAGTTGAGTCTTTAGGTGGTAAATGGTTAGACGTACCAATGTCAGACGAAGAAAAACAACGTGCTGCTGAAGCTGCGAAAAGCGGTTATGGTTGGCAGCCGGGTGAGCAATACATCAAAGATCAAGCTGCGATTGTAGATAAAGCGGTATCAAATGCTGACATCGTAATCACGACTGCATTGATTCCGGGTCGTAATGCTCCGCGTCTGATCAAAGCTGAAACTGTTGCCAAAATGAAGCCGGGCTCTGTCATTTTAGATATGGCAGTTGAAACGGGTGGTAACGTTGAAGGTTCTAAAGAAGGCGAAACAGTTGTTACTGAAAATGGTGTGAAAATTTTGGGTATTCCAAACATTCCAGGCACAGTTGCAACTGAAGCATCTGCATTGTATGCACGTAACGTTTTTAACTTCCTTGAAACATTATTCGACAAAGACAAAAACTTTGCGATTAATCCAGAAGAAGAAATCCAAAAAGCGTTACTCGTGACTCATGGCGGTCAAGTACTGCTCAAGCGCGGTTAA
- the soxR gene encoding redox-sensitive transcriptional activator SoxR — translation MKQYSPETWLSIGELAKRSGVSVPTIRFYEEKDLIWSTRTEGNQRRYQRAMLRRIAIIKAAQQVGISLKQIKQTLSILPKQQVATKKDWQIMSQEWQGQLDQQIMMLLQLRQQLDQCIGCGCLSLEQCPLRNPEDCLAEDAMGAHFQEILFLLNQKNEAEI, via the coding sequence TTGAAACAATATTCCCCAGAAACATGGCTTAGCATCGGAGAACTTGCAAAACGTAGCGGCGTAAGTGTTCCAACGATTCGTTTTTATGAGGAAAAAGATCTGATTTGGAGTACTAGAACGGAGGGGAATCAGCGTAGGTATCAGCGTGCGATGCTTAGGCGAATTGCAATTATAAAAGCAGCTCAACAGGTTGGGATCAGTTTAAAACAAATAAAACAAACGCTGAGTATCTTACCAAAGCAACAAGTGGCTACGAAAAAAGATTGGCAAATCATGTCACAAGAGTGGCAGGGGCAATTAGATCAGCAAATCATGATGTTGTTGCAGTTACGCCAACAATTGGATCAATGTATCGGTTGTGGTTGTTTGTCTTTGGAGCAATGTCCTTTGCGAAATCCTGAAGATTGTCTTGCTGAGGATGCTATGGGTGCACATTTTCAAGAAATTTTATTTTTGTTGAATCAAAAAAATGAGGCAGAAATTTAA
- a CDS encoding RidA family protein, whose translation MNKINTQAFQIINPEALYHPKRNGYSHIAVVKPNMRAIHLAGQGGENKNGDLSPFFDQQVQQVFYNIQQALASVQATLSDIAVLRVLIVDHDAQKHQLVIKTIVDLWKTHEFPVCTLIPVTGLALPEMQIEIEATAYTA comes from the coding sequence ATGAATAAAATAAATACTCAAGCCTTTCAAATAATTAATCCTGAAGCGCTCTATCATCCTAAAAGGAATGGATATAGTCATATTGCTGTTGTAAAACCGAATATGCGAGCTATTCATCTCGCGGGGCAAGGTGGAGAAAATAAAAATGGTGATCTTTCACCTTTTTTTGACCAACAGGTACAACAAGTCTTCTATAATATTCAACAGGCTTTAGCCTCAGTTCAAGCAACGCTTTCAGATATTGCTGTGTTACGTGTTCTGATTGTTGATCATGACGCTCAGAAACATCAGCTGGTGATTAAAACAATAGTGGATCTTTGGAAAACTCATGAATTCCCTGTTTGTACACTTATTCCAGTCACAGGCTTAGCATTACCAGAAATGCAAATTGAAATCGAAGCGACTGCGTATACTGCCTAA
- a CDS encoding MFS transporter produces MSNTQNISQNKALLWFMAAACGLCAGANYYSQPLIHSIQQFFAVTEGQAALTVTFAQVSYALGLLFIVPMGDVVNKTKFIPLLMALCAVGLFICAFSVNLSMLWIGTILVGLFSVAAQVLIPLATMTVEPEKTGEVVGFLMSGLLVGILLSTSLAGLFSNLFHWKVIYVVSGILMLILAYALKSRLPYVMRIKMDYRQIFVSMAELLKQEKRLLLRALTGAFAFAAVSILYSTIALLLTAAHHLPDLVIGMVSLVGIFGALSTQYIGRYADQGYTKQLTWIGCGLFILSWICFYFGQTFLFSYILGFAVIQLALALVHTSNQSIIFRLRPDAKSRINAIYMTAYFTGGACGSALGIFSWNHGGWTMTCIAGMSLVFACMLFSLLDNYLIYKNENTANNC; encoded by the coding sequence ATGTCAAACACCCAAAATATTAGTCAAAATAAAGCCTTACTCTGGTTTATGGCAGCAGCATGTGGTTTATGTGCAGGTGCAAACTATTATAGTCAACCCTTAATTCACTCCATTCAGCAATTTTTTGCGGTTACAGAGGGGCAAGCAGCTCTGACTGTAACTTTTGCTCAGGTTTCTTACGCGCTCGGCTTGCTCTTTATTGTTCCAATGGGCGATGTCGTTAATAAGACAAAATTTATTCCGCTCTTAATGGCATTATGTGCGGTAGGCCTATTTATTTGTGCTTTCTCTGTGAATCTATCAATGCTTTGGATTGGTACAATTCTAGTTGGACTATTTTCTGTCGCTGCTCAAGTTTTAATTCCACTCGCAACCATGACTGTTGAACCAGAAAAAACAGGTGAAGTTGTTGGCTTTCTCATGAGTGGTTTATTGGTTGGTATTTTACTTTCCACAAGTCTTGCAGGGCTCTTTTCAAATTTGTTTCATTGGAAAGTCATTTATGTCGTGAGTGGTATTTTAATGTTGATTTTGGCTTATGCACTCAAAAGTCGACTCCCATATGTTATGCGAATCAAAATGGATTACAGACAAATTTTTGTCTCTATGGCTGAATTATTAAAACAAGAAAAACGTTTGCTATTACGTGCATTGACAGGTGCTTTTGCATTTGCAGCAGTCAGTATTTTGTATTCAACGATTGCGTTATTGCTCACAGCAGCACATCACCTTCCTGACCTTGTGATTGGAATGGTTAGCCTTGTCGGTATTTTCGGCGCATTATCAACTCAATATATAGGTCGCTACGCTGACCAAGGTTATACAAAACAATTAACTTGGATCGGCTGTGGCTTGTTCATCCTCAGTTGGATTTGTTTCTATTTTGGACAAACTTTTCTATTCAGCTACATTCTTGGATTTGCCGTTATCCAATTGGCTTTAGCACTTGTCCATACCAGTAATCAAAGTATTATTTTCCGTTTACGACCTGATGCAAAATCTCGAATTAATGCCATATATATGACGGCGTATTTTACAGGCGGTGCTTGTGGCTCTGCACTTGGGATTTTTTCATGGAATCATGGTGGTTGGACAATGACGTGCATCGCTGGAATGAGTCTTGTTTTTGCCTGTATGCTTTTTAGTTTATTGGATAATTACTTAATTTATAAAAATGAAAATACTGCAAATAATTGCTAG